From the genome of Porphyromonadaceae bacterium W3.11:
AAGAGACCTCGCTCCTCCAAAATAATACTAAATGCAAAATCGGAATAAGCTTCGGGCAAAAAGTTGCGAAGCTCACTTTTACCAAACCCTACGCCCATTAGGCCACCATTAGCAATCGCTTTCTGAGACGAGACGACCTGAAGATCTTTATTAGAGGAGTCAGAGTACGTTGTCTCATTAATTGGAGCATTGACCTGTGTTACAAATCGTTTGATACGCATAACACCGGTACTTGAACGCCCAACCTTAGAGAGTGCTTTTCCTACAAATGTCCTCTCTGCCGCACCTGACTCTATGTCCTTAGGATCGGGCATCATTATGATTACACCAGCCACAAATATAAAACCAGCAACAGCTACGAGCGTGGTTCGAAACATCATCTTTTTGTTAGCTCGACCGATCAAAGCCATGAAGTAAATAACAGAGGCGAGAATAACGGCTGTAGATATATTATCGATAAAGATAATACCACAAACTAAGACGGTCGCATAGGCGATTTTCTTGAAGGTCTTTATAGATGCGTGCTCTCCTTTGGGAAGGTGCAATAGTGCTGCCACATAATTAATCAAAGCCAAGCGTGCCAACTCTGACGGTTGAAAAGAGATTGGTCCGATCGAAAGGGAGCGCTTCGCATCATTAATATCATTACCAACAAAGAAAACTAAGATCAATAAAAAGACTGAAGCGATAAGGATAACGGTTGAATACCTTTTAAAGTACTTCGTTCCAATATGCGACACCCCCACGCAGAAACAAAGTGCAATAAGCATAAAAAACAAGTGCTTTCCAAAAAAAAGGAAGAAGCTACTGCCTTGATTTAAAGACTCAAAGGCTTTAGTAGAACTGGCTGAAAAGATCACCCATGTACTAACTAGCATAAGGACAATCATCACACCCCAGATACTTCTGCTCCCTATAAAGAGATCAGAAAGCGTCTTATTCATAAAAGGGATCTTATAATTCGAAAGGACTGTATCGTTATCAGTATTATGATCTCCCATTATCTAAAATCACTCAAAAATTATTTTCATTAAAGTTATTCACATAGATATATTTGAGAGAGCCATCTTCATTAATAAAAATCTTGACGACAATGAAGTACAGTTGCTCATCTTTTTTATAGAGATTGTCAA
Proteins encoded in this window:
- a CDS encoding FtsW/RodA/SpoVE family cell cycle protein: MGDHNTDNDTVLSNYKIPFMNKTLSDLFIGSRSIWGVMIVLMLVSTWVIFSASSTKAFESLNQGSSFFLFFGKHLFFMLIALCFCVGVSHIGTKYFKRYSTVILIASVFLLILVFFVGNDINDAKRSLSIGPISFQPSELARLALINYVAALLHLPKGEHASIKTFKKIAYATVLVCGIIFIDNISTAVILASVIYFMALIGRANKKMMFRTTLVAVAGFIFVAGVIIMMPDPKDIESGAAERTFVGKALSKVGRSSTGVMRIKRFVTQVNAPINETTYSDSSNKDLQVVSSQKAIANGGLMGVGFGKSELRNFLPEAYSDFAFSIILEERGLLGAIIVIGAYLALFFFVGGIARESRGTYRSLLTMGIGLIITLQAIIHILICVNLFPITGQNLPFVSKGGSSYVITAIYFGILLSASNEGKIIRQREVADASGIEGMPVVEANKVPDLTDDFQSGYEEMKDEYEGD